One part of the Salinivirga cyanobacteriivorans genome encodes these proteins:
- the truA gene encoding tRNA pseudouridine(38-40) synthase TruA — protein MRYFINLAYDGTHYHGWQIQPNAISVQQIANDAIGKITREQVNVVGCGRTDTGVHASYFVLHVDMHNAIIDVDKFTYHLNAVLPKDIVIYETRPVNENLHARFSATAREYHYFLSKKPHPFLHPFSKHLVKIPDLQKLRSAAAIVQQNTDFSSFCKAHAANKTNICHIAESEWIETNDLLVYRIKADRFLRNMVRALVGTMLEIGYGKRPVENLQQIFNDKNRSKAGMSAAPEGLFLTGVWYPDEIFEQSSRLPFPVQ, from the coding sequence ATGCGTTATTTTATTAATCTGGCATACGATGGCACACATTATCACGGCTGGCAAATACAGCCTAATGCCATATCGGTGCAGCAAATTGCCAATGATGCGATTGGTAAAATTACACGCGAACAAGTAAATGTAGTTGGTTGTGGCAGAACTGATACCGGAGTACATGCCAGCTATTTTGTACTGCATGTGGATATGCATAATGCAATCATTGACGTTGATAAATTCACTTACCATCTGAATGCGGTTTTACCTAAAGATATTGTGATTTACGAAACCCGCCCTGTGAATGAGAATCTTCATGCCCGCTTTAGTGCAACTGCAAGGGAATATCATTACTTTTTGAGCAAGAAACCTCACCCTTTTCTCCATCCTTTTTCAAAGCACCTGGTTAAAATACCCGATTTGCAAAAGCTACGCAGTGCCGCAGCCATTGTTCAGCAAAACACTGATTTTTCCAGTTTTTGCAAGGCTCATGCAGCCAATAAAACCAATATTTGCCACATTGCTGAAAGCGAGTGGATTGAAACCAATGATTTGTTAGTTTACCGTATTAAAGCTGACCGTTTTTTGCGCAACATGGTCAGGGCTTTAGTTGGTACAATGCTCGAAATCGGATACGGCAAACGGCCGGTTGAAAACCTACAGCAGATTTTTAACGATAAAAACAGAAGTAAGGCCGGTATGTCTGCCGCACCAGAAGGGCTTTTTCTTACAGGCGTATGGTACCCCGATGAGATTTTTGAGCAATCATCAAGGTTACCATTTCCTGTTCAATAA
- a CDS encoding AAA family ATPase, with amino-acid sequence MDTTTNIRELNERIKEESSFVEMITMEMNKVIVGQKHLVESLLIGLLSDGHILLEGVPGLAKTLAISTLAKTTDAGFSRIQFTPDLLPADLIGTMIYSQKKEQFEVKKGPIFNNFILADEINRAPAKVQSALLEAMQEKQVTIGENTFTLEKPFLVLATQNPIEQEGTYPLPEAQMDRFMLKAVVHYPKLDEEKRIMRENLLKDFPEASQVITRDAILKARDVVKDVYIDEKIEQYILDIVFATRTPEDYNLESLKEMISYGGSPRASINLAKAAKAYAFIKRRGYVVPEDVRAVCHDVLRHRIGLTYQAEAEELTTEDIINKVLNTVEVP; translated from the coding sequence ATGGATACTACAACCAACATTAGAGAACTCAATGAGCGGATAAAAGAAGAAAGCTCCTTCGTTGAGATGATCACAATGGAGATGAATAAGGTTATTGTAGGCCAAAAGCACCTGGTCGAGAGTTTGCTTATAGGTTTGCTTTCCGATGGTCATATTTTGCTCGAAGGTGTGCCGGGTTTGGCAAAAACGCTTGCCATCAGTACGCTGGCCAAAACTACCGATGCGGGTTTCAGTCGCATTCAGTTTACACCCGACCTGTTGCCTGCCGACCTTATCGGAACCATGATCTACAGCCAGAAAAAAGAACAATTTGAGGTGAAAAAGGGCCCCATCTTTAATAATTTTATTTTGGCCGATGAGATTAACCGTGCCCCGGCTAAAGTTCAGAGTGCACTACTCGAGGCTATGCAGGAGAAGCAGGTAACAATTGGCGAAAATACCTTTACGCTTGAAAAGCCTTTTCTTGTGTTGGCTACACAAAACCCAATAGAGCAGGAGGGAACTTATCCGCTACCTGAAGCTCAAATGGACCGTTTCATGCTCAAGGCAGTAGTTCATTATCCGAAGTTGGATGAGGAGAAACGCATCATGCGCGAAAACCTGCTAAAGGATTTTCCCGAAGCAAGCCAGGTTATTACACGCGATGCCATTCTTAAGGCTCGTGATGTGGTAAAGGATGTATACATCGATGAGAAAATTGAACAGTATATTCTGGACATTGTATTTGCCACACGCACACCTGAAGATTATAACCTAGAATCGCTCAAAGAGATGATCAGTTACGGTGGATCGCCCCGTGCCAGCATTAACCTTGCAAAGGCAGCCAAAGCTTATGCATTCATCAAGCGCCGCGGTTATGTAGTGCCCGAAGATGTGCGTGCTGTATGCCACGATGTATTGCGTCACCGCATTGGACTCACTTACCAGGCCGAGGCTGAGGAGCTCACCACGGAAGACATCATCAACAAGGTACTGAATACCGTGGAGGTGCCATAG
- a CDS encoding DUF58 domain-containing protein, which produces METQDILKKVRHIEIKTRGLSRQVFAGQYHSAFKGKGMTFSEVREYQYGDAIRDVDWNVTARFNHPYVKVFEEERELTVMLLIDISGSKDFGTDLVFKREFIAELAAVLSFSAIQNNDKIGVILFSSKVEKFIPPQKGRKHILRIISELLRFEPTEKGTNISNALEYFTGMIKKRSTAFLISDFIDRSFDNALMIANKKHDVAALRIFDPGERTMPPMGLVDFTDPETGEMKTIDTSSRKNRMLYMNWWKALESYQTETFRKTGVDAVNLATDEDYVQPLVKFFKKRSM; this is translated from the coding sequence TTGGAAACACAAGATATATTAAAAAAGGTTCGTCACATCGAAATCAAAACCCGCGGGTTGTCCAGGCAGGTTTTTGCCGGGCAGTACCACTCTGCATTTAAGGGCAAGGGGATGACATTCAGCGAGGTACGTGAATACCAGTACGGCGATGCCATTCGCGATGTGGACTGGAACGTGACCGCCCGGTTTAATCATCCGTATGTGAAAGTTTTTGAAGAGGAGCGGGAACTTACGGTGATGTTACTTATCGACATTAGCGGGTCGAAAGATTTTGGAACAGATTTGGTTTTCAAGCGCGAATTTATTGCTGAACTTGCAGCCGTATTATCGTTCTCGGCCATTCAAAATAATGATAAAATTGGTGTAATTCTGTTCAGTAGTAAGGTTGAGAAGTTTATCCCACCTCAAAAGGGCCGGAAACATATTCTCCGCATTATCTCTGAATTACTCAGATTTGAACCTACCGAAAAAGGTACAAATATCAGTAATGCACTGGAGTATTTTACCGGAATGATCAAGAAACGCAGCACAGCATTTTTGATCTCCGACTTTATCGACCGCAGCTTCGATAATGCCCTCATGATAGCCAATAAAAAACACGATGTGGCTGCACTCCGAATATTCGATCCAGGGGAGCGTACGATGCCACCGATGGGGCTTGTAGATTTTACCGATCCGGAAACCGGGGAAATGAAAACCATTGATACCTCGAGTCGCAAAAACCGGATGTTGTACATGAACTGGTGGAAAGCGCTGGAAAGTTACCAGACCGAAACTTTCAGAAAGACCGGCGTAGATGCTGTCAATTTGGCAACCGATGAAGATTATGTACAACCTTTGGTGAAGTTTTTCAAGAAACGATCTATGTAA
- a CDS encoding vWA domain-containing protein: MSLNGYTFANPEYLYLLLLLIPMAVWYIFRHKKQNASIRVSSLGAFKQPYNRVKEWARHSLPVLRLITVVAVILVIARPQSTNNWEKQTTEGIDIVMALDVSSSMLARDLRPDRLDAAKDVATQFINGRPNDRIGLTIFSGQAFTQCPLTTDHATLLNLFKDVKSGMIEDGTAIGLGLATSINRLRESNADSKVIILLTDGVNNRGEIDPVTAAELANTFGIRVYTIGVGSRGTAPYPVQTPFGTQYKQMEVEIDEATLQEMAQMTDGKYFRATSNSALKQIYDQIDQMEKTRIETKSFAKKQEEYIWFAIIAAIALLTEAVLRATIFRTMP, translated from the coding sequence ATGAGTTTAAACGGATATACATTTGCCAACCCTGAATATTTGTATTTGCTACTTTTGCTGATACCGATGGCAGTATGGTACATTTTCAGGCATAAAAAGCAAAATGCTTCCATTCGGGTGAGCTCGTTGGGAGCCTTTAAGCAGCCGTATAACCGGGTTAAAGAATGGGCCCGGCACAGCCTGCCGGTACTGCGACTGATTACCGTGGTGGCTGTAATTTTGGTTATTGCCAGGCCGCAGTCTACGAACAACTGGGAAAAGCAAACCACTGAGGGTATCGATATTGTGATGGCGCTCGATGTGTCGAGTAGTATGCTGGCCCGCGACCTGCGACCAGACAGGCTCGATGCAGCCAAAGATGTGGCCACGCAATTTATCAACGGGCGGCCCAATGACCGTATTGGTTTGACTATTTTCAGCGGCCAGGCGTTCACCCAATGTCCCCTGACCACCGACCATGCCACGCTGTTGAACCTGTTTAAGGATGTAAAAAGCGGTATGATCGAAGATGGAACAGCCATTGGTTTAGGTTTGGCAACCAGCATAAACCGGCTGCGTGAAAGCAATGCCGACAGTAAAGTTATTATCCTGTTGACCGATGGAGTGAACAATCGCGGCGAAATTGATCCGGTTACAGCTGCAGAGCTGGCCAATACATTTGGAATAAGGGTTTATACCATTGGTGTGGGTTCGCGTGGAACAGCACCTTATCCGGTACAAACCCCATTTGGCACCCAGTATAAGCAAATGGAGGTGGAGATTGATGAAGCTACGCTGCAGGAGATGGCGCAAATGACTGATGGAAAATACTTCAGGGCCACCAGTAACAGTGCACTTAAACAGATTTATGACCAAATCGACCAGATGGAGAAAACCCGGATAGAGACCAAATCATTTGCTAAAAAACAGGAAGAGTACATCTGGTTTGCCATAATTGCCGCTATAGCCCTGTTAACGGAAGCAGTGCTCAGAGCAACCATATTCAGAACAATGCCTTAA
- a CDS encoding VWA domain-containing protein has protein sequence MFEFGYIQYLHLLWIIPVLVLLFWIMRRKGRKQLERFASSKMIARMAPMRSRSKPWWKYILLMLALAAIILAIARPRFGTRMKEVQREGKELVVALDVSRSMLATDIQPSRLERAKRAIVKLLDRLDHDRISLIVFAGEAYTQLPLTTDYPAAKMFISSVQTEMIPQQGTAIGAAIGHGINSFSPGEEKNKALIIITDGENHEGNAIENAQMAAEKGIKVYTIGMGLPEGGPIPVRGKNNEFHRDNSGNVVITKLNEGMLQQIAAAGEGSYIRANNIRSGLNSLFDEIDQLEKAQMKSKVYAEYDEQFQFAAWIALFFLVLEFFILERKNKYLANVKIFQK, from the coding sequence ATGTTTGAGTTTGGATACATACAATATTTACATCTACTGTGGATCATCCCGGTGTTAGTCCTGCTGTTTTGGATTATGCGCAGAAAGGGTCGAAAACAACTGGAGCGTTTTGCCAGCAGTAAAATGATTGCCCGCATGGCACCAATGCGCTCACGCTCCAAACCATGGTGGAAATACATACTTTTAATGCTGGCTCTGGCAGCTATCATTTTGGCCATTGCCCGGCCACGCTTTGGTACACGTATGAAAGAGGTGCAGCGTGAAGGTAAAGAGCTTGTGGTAGCACTCGATGTTTCCAGAAGTATGTTGGCCACTGACATTCAGCCAAGCCGACTGGAACGTGCCAAACGCGCCATTGTGAAGTTGCTTGATCGCCTTGACCATGATCGCATATCGTTGATCGTGTTTGCCGGCGAAGCCTATACACAACTGCCACTCACCACAGATTATCCGGCAGCCAAAATGTTTATCTCATCAGTGCAAACCGAGATGATTCCCCAGCAAGGAACAGCCATTGGGGCTGCAATCGGGCACGGCATTAATTCGTTTTCCCCTGGTGAGGAGAAAAACAAGGCATTGATCATCATTACTGATGGTGAAAATCACGAGGGCAATGCAATTGAGAATGCACAAATGGCCGCTGAGAAAGGTATCAAGGTGTACACTATTGGTATGGGTTTGCCCGAAGGTGGACCTATCCCCGTGCGCGGTAAAAACAACGAGTTTCATCGCGATAATAGTGGCAATGTGGTCATCACCAAGCTTAATGAAGGTATGTTGCAGCAGATTGCCGCTGCCGGTGAAGGATCATACATTAGGGCCAATAACATTCGTTCAGGCCTAAACAGCCTGTTCGATGAAATTGATCAACTCGAGAAAGCCCAAATGAAGTCGAAAGTTTATGCAGAGTATGACGAGCAATTTCAATTCGCAGCCTGGATAGCCCTGTTTTTTCTTGTACTGGAGTTCTTTATCCTGGAGCGGAAAAATAAATATTTGGCCAACGTAAAAATATTTCAAAAATGA
- a CDS encoding tetratricopeptide repeat protein — protein sequence MMRKYINILLLLMLVMVSHGFGQKERKYIRSGNDMYYEALDDSLQVDSALMQKAEVEYRKAIEKKPSTYEGRNNLANSLYRQKKYEEALNEWESLTSLNVKERKKSKLYHNIGNAYLMNNKLKESIEAYKNALRNYPNDTATKYNLAFAQSKLRKQQQQQQQQQNQQNKQNQDQDKQKQQQDQQKKQQQQQQQQKQQGEQEKRQQKQQQAQQKPGEQKKGKKGEEGEKISKEDAMRILKALEIDEKKLQEQLKRRTKKSSSSKKSEKDW from the coding sequence ATGATGAGGAAATACATTAATATATTGCTTTTGTTGATGCTGGTAATGGTAAGCCATGGTTTCGGGCAGAAAGAACGCAAGTACATTCGTAGTGGAAACGACATGTACTACGAGGCACTTGACGACTCACTGCAGGTGGATAGTGCTTTGATGCAAAAAGCCGAGGTGGAATATCGTAAAGCCATTGAGAAAAAACCTTCTACTTACGAGGGGCGAAACAACCTGGCCAATAGCCTATACCGGCAGAAAAAGTATGAAGAGGCATTGAACGAGTGGGAGTCGCTGACTAGCCTGAACGTGAAAGAGCGCAAAAAAAGTAAGCTTTACCACAACATCGGTAATGCTTACCTGATGAACAATAAACTCAAAGAAAGTATTGAGGCTTATAAAAATGCCTTGCGGAACTATCCCAATGATACGGCAACCAAATATAACCTGGCTTTTGCTCAAAGTAAGTTGAGAAAGCAACAACAGCAACAGCAACAGCAACAAAATCAGCAAAACAAACAAAACCAGGATCAGGACAAGCAAAAACAGCAGCAGGATCAGCAAAAAAAACAGCAGCAGCAACAACAACAGCAAAAGCAGCAAGGAGAACAGGAAAAGCGTCAGCAAAAACAACAGCAGGCACAACAAAAGCCCGGAGAGCAAAAAAAAGGTAAGAAAGGTGAGGAGGGCGAGAAAATTTCAAAAGAAGATGCCATGCGCATACTAAAGGCGCTGGAGATTGATGAGAAGAAATTACAGGAACAATTGAAAAGAAGGACAAAGAAAAGCTCCAGTAGTAAAAAATCCGAGAAAGACTGGTAA
- a CDS encoding BatD family protein, which translates to MIRFWIIAMQLLIIPITMVGQDLNITGEAPNVVKVGERFRLVYKVDAKTDAPHIELPDAFTVLSGPGISQSTSIQIINGRQSTSFNLTFTYVLVADKEGKYTIPAAKVEKDGNTAQSRPITIEVLKADAGQQQSQSKSSQQAEKQDVRSGGSDFFVRVHISRNNIYQGEHLVATLKLYTKLSLAGFEDIKFPSFSGFFNQEIETPQQISLQRENVNGQIYQTGVIKKYVLFPQRSGKLTIDPFEVEAVVRERVRSNDPFDDFFGGRYRRYTIKDESPQTTVTVKPLPAGAPASFSGAVGNFNLETSVDKTSLKANESLTLTVKLTGEGNLKLVEMPKPEFPGDFEVYDPKIKPAIRVTPSGARGSITYEYLLIPRHEGRFELDPVSFSYFNPATRAYKSLSDQSFTIDVEEGDGSASGVVVSNYTKQDVANIGSDIRFIRSGNLGLKPMNTWFFGSSPFWLIYLLGAGLTIIVLLIRRKKIRENADQLRMRTKKASKVSKKRLRAAAKELRAGNDGAMYEAILKAIWGYLADKLAIDAASLTRDNVGDLLHEKSVPDELVEKLIRLLDDCEFARYAPAAAQTDSKTVYNNAAEIIGKLEKQIK; encoded by the coding sequence ATGATAAGATTTTGGATCATAGCGATGCAATTGTTGATCATACCCATCACCATGGTGGGGCAGGACTTGAACATTACAGGTGAAGCGCCCAACGTGGTTAAAGTGGGAGAACGTTTCCGCCTGGTTTATAAGGTCGATGCCAAAACCGATGCACCGCATATAGAACTGCCCGATGCCTTTACCGTACTGTCCGGACCGGGAATTTCGCAAAGTACAAGCATACAAATTATTAACGGCCGGCAATCCACATCGTTTAACCTGACATTTACTTATGTGTTGGTGGCCGATAAAGAAGGTAAATATACTATTCCTGCGGCCAAAGTAGAGAAAGACGGCAATACTGCACAATCGAGACCCATCACCATCGAGGTCTTAAAAGCCGATGCCGGTCAGCAACAAAGCCAATCTAAGAGTAGCCAGCAGGCTGAAAAGCAGGATGTGCGCAGTGGTGGAAGTGACTTTTTTGTGAGGGTGCACATTAGCAGGAACAACATTTACCAGGGCGAACACCTGGTGGCCACCCTCAAACTCTATACAAAACTGAGTCTTGCAGGTTTTGAAGATATTAAGTTTCCATCGTTCAGCGGTTTTTTTAACCAGGAGATCGAAACACCACAACAGATTTCGCTTCAGCGCGAAAATGTAAACGGACAGATTTATCAAACCGGTGTAATTAAAAAATACGTGTTGTTCCCACAGCGGAGCGGTAAACTTACCATCGATCCGTTTGAAGTGGAAGCTGTAGTCAGAGAGCGGGTAAGGAGCAACGATCCTTTCGACGATTTCTTTGGTGGACGATACCGGCGATACACCATAAAAGATGAAAGTCCACAAACTACTGTAACAGTAAAGCCTTTGCCTGCAGGAGCACCTGCCTCTTTCAGCGGTGCTGTGGGTAATTTTAATCTCGAAACCTCGGTTGATAAAACATCCCTTAAAGCCAACGAGTCGCTGACATTAACCGTAAAACTCACCGGTGAGGGTAACCTTAAGTTGGTAGAGATGCCCAAACCCGAATTCCCTGGCGATTTCGAAGTGTACGATCCTAAAATCAAACCTGCAATTCGCGTAACGCCCAGCGGAGCGCGCGGTTCCATTACCTATGAGTACCTGCTGATTCCCCGCCATGAAGGCCGGTTTGAACTCGATCCGGTGAGCTTTAGCTATTTTAATCCGGCCACACGAGCGTATAAATCTCTCAGCGATCAGTCTTTTACCATTGATGTGGAAGAGGGCGACGGATCCGCTAGCGGGGTAGTGGTATCCAATTACACCAAACAGGATGTGGCCAATATTGGTTCAGACATCCGGTTCATCCGTTCGGGTAATCTCGGACTGAAACCCATGAACACATGGTTTTTCGGCAGCTCGCCGTTCTGGCTCATTTATTTGCTGGGAGCCGGGCTTACCATCATCGTGCTGCTCATACGCCGCAAAAAGATCCGCGAAAATGCCGACCAGTTGCGTATGCGCACCAAAAAGGCCAGCAAAGTAAGTAAGAAACGCCTGCGTGCCGCAGCCAAAGAGCTAAGGGCAGGCAACGATGGCGCCATGTACGAGGCCATTTTGAAAGCCATCTGGGGTTACCTGGCCGATAAACTCGCTATCGACGCAGCCTCGCTGACCCGCGACAATGTGGGAGATCTGCTGCATGAAAAAAGCGTGCCTGATGAATTAGTGGAGAAGCTGATACGGTTGCTAGACGATTGTGAATTTGCCCGTTACGCGCCTGCGGCCGCGCAAACCGACAGCAAAACAGTATATAACAATGCCGCAGAGATCATTGGTAAACTTGAAAAACAGATCAAATGA
- a CDS encoding tetratricopeptide repeat protein, translated as MMTQKLFIYIVAPILAATTAMAGVPQQEEAAQYQSWIDSAETAYTSQNYTKAVDYYRQVLDYGMTSADLHYNLGNSWYKQGALPEAILHYEKALKYNPAHEDARFNLQMANSHITDRIEPAHVPFYQRWYKQLWQSMPLDSWATQSIIAFLVLIGSILLFVFTRSIGLKKTALPIGLLALVVMIMSLMLGAEARAYLEDTHKAIVFEPTLNVKSAPDESGTDLFTIHEGLKVEIREELGQWTEIEIADGRVGWVPNESFKKV; from the coding sequence ATGATGACTCAAAAGCTTTTCATATACATCGTTGCCCCAATTTTGGCAGCCACCACAGCCATGGCCGGCGTGCCCCAGCAGGAGGAAGCAGCACAGTATCAAAGCTGGATAGATTCGGCCGAAACGGCCTATACCAGCCAGAACTATACTAAAGCAGTTGACTATTACCGGCAGGTACTCGATTACGGTATGACCTCTGCTGATTTGCATTACAACCTGGGCAATTCATGGTACAAGCAAGGTGCTCTGCCCGAGGCCATTTTACACTATGAGAAAGCTTTGAAATACAATCCGGCGCACGAAGATGCACGTTTCAACCTGCAGATGGCCAACAGCCACATTACCGATCGCATTGAACCGGCGCACGTGCCCTTTTACCAGCGTTGGTACAAACAACTATGGCAATCCATGCCGTTGGATTCATGGGCAACACAGAGCATTATTGCCTTTTTGGTGTTGATTGGTTCCATACTGCTTTTTGTATTCACGCGCTCCATTGGCCTGAAAAAAACAGCCCTGCCCATTGGTTTGTTGGCCCTGGTTGTCATGATCATGAGCTTAATGTTGGGTGCTGAAGCCCGAGCCTACCTTGAAGATACCCACAAGGCCATCGTGTTCGAACCCACGCTGAACGTGAAAAGTGCCCCCGATGAAAGTGGCACCGACTTGTTCACCATTCATGAAGGTTTGAAAGTGGAGATCAGGGAAGAGCTGGGTCAATGGACAGAAATTGAAATTGCCGACGGCCGCGTAGGCTGGGTTCCCAATGAAAGCTTCAAAAAGGTGTAG
- a CDS encoding NmrA family NAD(P)-binding protein, which produces MSNSKILVTASTGNIGLPLSKALYKKEIPFTAATRDSKKAFEKFGFETETAYLDFKDPGGFSEALKGIETLFLCGPSATPGAEKLLVPLVEKAIDQGVENFVFIASYPNIMSMIENSGKAYTFLRANFFMQNFELYQIEDIRDKHQIFLPTGKGQAPFIDTHDIGAVAAEVIEHAPEFNKETLYLTGSVAMDLHEAARIFSDVLGREITYTNPDDETYRKEMEQRGFSKPYIDAMIAVFGKIKTGQVAQTSDGIEQILGRKPTPLRDYIERNKSVFV; this is translated from the coding sequence ATGAGCAATTCGAAAATTTTGGTGACAGCATCCACAGGAAATATTGGTTTACCACTCTCAAAAGCTTTATATAAAAAAGAGATTCCGTTTACGGCTGCAACAAGAGATTCAAAAAAAGCATTTGAAAAGTTCGGTTTCGAAACTGAAACTGCATACCTGGATTTTAAAGACCCAGGAGGGTTTTCCGAAGCGCTGAAAGGTATTGAAACCCTTTTTCTGTGCGGGCCCTCAGCCACACCGGGTGCTGAAAAATTGTTAGTCCCCTTGGTTGAAAAAGCCATTGATCAAGGGGTAGAGAACTTTGTGTTTATTGCATCTTACCCCAACATTATGAGCATGATTGAAAACAGTGGCAAAGCATATACCTTTTTGCGTGCCAACTTCTTCATGCAGAATTTTGAATTGTATCAGATAGAAGATATTCGGGATAAACACCAGATATTTCTACCCACAGGAAAAGGACAGGCTCCTTTTATCGATACCCATGATATTGGCGCTGTTGCAGCCGAGGTCATTGAGCATGCACCTGAGTTCAATAAAGAAACCCTCTACCTCACAGGCTCTGTGGCGATGGACTTGCATGAGGCTGCACGTATCTTCTCAGATGTGTTGGGGAGAGAAATTACTTACACAAACCCCGATGATGAAACTTACCGTAAGGAGATGGAGCAACGTGGATTCTCAAAACCTTACATCGATGCCATGATCGCCGTATTTGGCAAGATCAAAACAGGACAGGTAGCTCAAACATCAGATGGTATTGAGCAGATTTTAGGCAGAAAGCCCACGCCACTTAGAGATTATATTGAACGAAATAAGTCTGTGTTCGTTTAA